Part of the Candidatus Hydrogenedentota bacterium genome, GGCGGTGACGATGAAGACCTTCTCGCCGCGCTCGGCGCGGCCCTTCTTGTCCTCAATGACCCCCAGGGTCTCGTTGATGGCGATGAAGGCGCGGTGCCACTCCGTCTGGAGCTTCTTGAGGGCCACCTCGGACTGCGAATAGATCGCCTCCAGGCTGGTGGCGCCGCTGATGATGTTCATCGTGTTGCCGTCCAGCGTGTAGTCGTCCATCAGGGACTGCTGGAGCACCTTGTGCTCGCGCGCCAGCTTGCTCTTGATCTTCAGGAACTGGTTCTCAAGCTGGGCCTTGTTCACCCCCGAATTCGGGTAGCTGCTCAGCACCTGGTTGAACAGGAGCCAGTCATTCATGAACTCCCGGCACAGTTCAACGCGCCGTTCCAGCTGTTCGACAACTTTCTGCTGCTTCTTGCTCAGGCCCATGGTGAAGGGTAGCTCCTATGGAAGAAAATAATGCGGCAAAGACCGGCGTTTACTCTATCACACGGCGGGGGTGATGTCAAACGCCGCCGGGATAAGTTCCCACGGAGGGCGGTGTTATGCAGACGGCGGCGGCGCACCCGCCAAAACCTCAGGTGAACCAGTTGCGCATTCGCCGGAAGAACCCCTCGTTGCCGAAAGTGAGCTTCTGGCCGCCCGTCTGATAGTACGTGCGCGGCGGCGTCCCCTCCACCTCCAGAAGCAGCACCGTGATGTTGTCAAGTCCCCCCGCCTCCAGCGCCTCGTTCACCAGCCCCTCCACCGCGGCGTCCAGACTGGCCGCGCCGGTCACCGTCGAGAGCATCAGCCCGTCGGGCACCATGTTGCTCAGGCCGTCCGAGCACAGCAGCAGCCGGTCGCCCGGGCAAAGCTCCAGGGCGAACAGGTCCACGTCCACCGCGTCCTTGATCCCCACGGCGCGCGTGATGAGGTTCTTCAGCGAGTGGTTCTTCGCCTCGTCCTCGTTGAGCAGGCCGTTGCGCATCTGCTCGGCCACCAGCGAGTGGTCGTCCGTGATCTGGCGGATGCCCAGCTCCTGCCGCACGAGGTAGACGCGGCTGTCCCCCACCTGCGCGACATAGGCCCAGTTGCCCATGACCGCGACGGCGGACATCGTGGTGCCCATGCCGGAGTAGGCGGGGTTGTCCTCGGACTCCTCAAAAACCGTCATGTTCGCCAGCTCAATGGCCGCCCGCAGGGCCTGCGGCGTGCCGCCGTGGAAGGCCGCGTCGAAATAACCCTCCCCCAGGCACTGCAGGGCGAGGCGGCTGGCATGCTCGCCCGCGCTGGCGCCGCCCATGCCGTCGGCCACCCCGAAAAGGAAGCCCCGCCACTCCACGTCCGCCGGGTCGTCCGGCACGAGGACCATGCAGGAGTCCTCGTTGTTCTTGCGCTTGCGCCCCACATCGCTGCGCAGCACCGCGCGGACACAGCCGCCCCCCCACTTAAAGGAACAGTTCAATCCGTCTTCAGGGCCGATGAACATCGTCCTGCCCGCTTCAGACATCAAGACGTCCCCCGAATGCGGGGAGCGGCAAACCGCCCCCCCCGTGTTGGGGCCTTTTCACACATGCCCGGCTTCCGCCCGGACTGCGCCGCCGCCGGCGCCAGCCCGGCCCGCAAACCGGCCGACTGCTATTTTACCACCACCGGCCGCGCGCCGCGCACACGCCGGACCCGTCCAGCATGGCACAGCCGCGGGGGGCGGCGCAACGGCGCGCCGGAACCGGTCCGGCGCGCCGGAAAATCCGCCTGGAATCAGTTGCTCTGGCGCCCGCCCGTGCCCACGGTGGACTTGGGGGCCGCCGCCTTCGCGGAGGCCTTGGGGCGCAGGCTGCGGCTGGTCGCCCCGGCGCGCCACATCTCGGAGTTCCTGATCTCGGCCAGTTCCTTCTGCAGGCCGGCCTGGTAGTCCTTCTTGCCCGTGCTGCGCAGGACGCGGCGGCACTCCTCGCCGCTCTTCACCCGCCGGTACAGCTCCTTGAACACCGGCAGGGTGGCCTTCTTGAACTTCGGCTTCCAGTCCAGCGCGCCGCGCTGCGCCGTCGCCGAGCAGTTCTGGTACATCCAGTCCATGCCGTTCTCGTCCACCAGGCGGATGAGGCTCTGCGTCAGCTCCTCGACCGTCTCGTTGAACGCCTCGCTCGGCGAGTGGCCGTGGGCGCGCAGCACCTCGTACTGCGCCTCCATGATCCCCGCCAGCGCGCCCATCAGCACGCCGCGCTCGCCCGTCAGGTCGCTGAACACCTCGTGTTCAAACGTGGTCGGGAACAGGTAGCCGGAGCCGATCGCGATGCCGAGGGCGATGGCGCGCTCGGTCCCGCGGCCCGTGTGGTCCTGGCCCACCGCAAAGCTGGAGTTGATGCCCGCGCCGCTCAGGAAGTTGCGGCGCACGTTGAGGCCCGAGCCCTTCGGCGCGACCAGCAGCACGTCCACGAACTCCGGCGGGATGACCTTGGTCTGGTCCTTGTACGTGATGGAGAAGCCGTGGGAGAAGTACAGCGCGTCGCCCGGCTTCAGGTGCTTCTTCACCTCCGGCCAGATCGCCTTCTGCGCCGCGTCGGACACCAGCATCTGGATGATCGTCCCCTTCTCGCACGCCTCGGCGATGGGGAACAGGTTCACGCCCGGCTTCCAGCCGTCCTTCACCGCGCGGTCCCAGTCCCGCTTGAACTCGGGGGCCTGGCCGACGATCACGTTGAAGCCGTTGTCCCGCATGTTAAGGCCCTGCGCGGGCCCCTGCACGCCGTAGCCGATCACCGCGATGACCTCGTTCTTGAGGACCTTGCGCGCCCGGGCCATCGGGAACTCTTTGCGTGTGATCACCTCTTCCTGCACGCCGCCAAAATCCATCTTCATCCTGCAATCCTCCGTTTCGGTTGGTGGAGACATGGGCCTGCCGGATCCGCGGCGGCCGCCCGCCCGCGGAAACTTCGCGGGCCGGCCGGGGCCGGGGCTGGTCGAAAAGACATCTCAACCGGACACGTCATGTCCAAAAATCAGCGTGTATTCTACTGGCATTTTGCGCAGTATGCAAATCTCCCGCCGAAAAAAAGGCGGTCCGCCTCCCGGTCATGATCGCGGCGGCCCGGTCACTCACCGCAACCCTTTGACCCGGCGGCTTACATTTCCCCATGAAAGTTGCGCAACACAAGTTCTGCAAAAAGGTTCGTGATGTTCTGGTCTTTACTCCGTCGCGGGAACACGTCTTCCTGGGTCCAGTCCCCATCCCGCAGCGTGGGGACCGGACCCCGCAGGGCGCAGCCCGGAGGGGGCAGGGCCCTACGCTGCGGGATGCGCCAACCGCATGGTCTTCCGGTGCTCGTGCCAGAGGTCCATGTTCAGACAGGGCGTTCCCTCGATCCATTCCTCGTGCTGTTCGACCGCCAGCGCCCGGACCAGGCGACGACAGTTCGCCTCGTTCGGGAATATGCGCACGATGTGCGTGCGGCGCTTGATCTCCTCGTTGAGGCGCTCAAGCATGTTCGTGGACTTCATGCGCTTGTGGCGGGACGGGGGAAGCCGGTAGAAGGTGAACGTCTCCTCGATGTTCTCCTCCACCCACGCGCACAGCTTGGGGTAGCGCCTCTGTCATCTCCGCCTCCAATACCTCCTGGAGAACCCCGCGAATCAAGGACCGGATCATTTCCTCGTCCTCCCGCAGCAGTTCCCGCCAATTCGGACCCAATGTGATACCCTTCTGCTTGGACATGATGTTTCCTTCTGGGGCCTGCGGCCCCGGTTCAATTACCCAGAAACATCATGTCCCTTTCTTGCAGAACTTTGGAAGCATAACCTTTCATGAACGTTTGCAGCACAAAATGGATGGGGGCGTTTTTTGCCCTCGCGGCGGTTTGGACGTGCGCCCCCGTCCGCGCCGAACTCCAGGAGGTCGCCGTCGGCGGCGAGATCACCTTCCGCGCGCGGGGGTTCATGAACGTCTACGCGCCCGGGCGCGCGCGCAGGCCCCTCGCCCCGGCGGAATGGTTCCCCTGGCGGGCGCTGGGCACGGACGGGCTCTCCAGCGCCTTTGCGTGGGACGACCGCGGGCCGGATTCGTGGTACACGGAGCAGGTGCTGCGCCTGAACGTGAACGCCCGCCTCTCGGAGGGGGTGTCGGCGTTCCTCGAACTTTACAATTACGACATCCAGGGCGAGGACTTTGTGTCCGATTACTTGACGGGACGCGACACGGTGAATCCGGGCCGGAACGACCTGGAGTTTCTCCAGGCCTACGTGGAAATGGACGGCCTGTGGGGCGGCATGGGCCGCCTGCGGCTGGGCCGCCAGCTCATGACCCTCGGCAAGGGCTGGCTCATCGGCGCGAAAAGCACCAGCCTCCAGTACTGCTATCTGGACGCCGCGCGCCTGACCGTCACCCCGTGGGAGGGCGTCACGGCGGACCTCTGGACCGCCAACGTCGGCGCCACGCGCCTGCTGCCCGCCGATGACCGCCTCTTCCACGGCGTCCACGCCACCTGGGCCGTCTCCCCGGCGCTGAACCTCACGGCCTTCTACATGCTCCTCCACGACGGCTCCCCGCTGGAGGACAGGTCCGGAGACCCGCTGATGGAGGCGCGGGAGCGCCTGCTCGGGCTGGACCGGTACGGGGCGACGTGGCTGCACACCCTCGGCGGGCGCGTCTTCGGCGAGGCCGGGGCCTGGGACTACGACCTGGAGGGCGCGGGGCAGTGGGGGGACGCCGCGCACCTCGGCGCGCGGTTCCGCCGCGTGAACCTCCTCGGCGACTACGGCGACGACGGCGCGGAATTCGCCGCCTGGGCCGCCGACGCGGAGGTCGGGCGCACCTTTGACGCCCGGTGGAGTCCCCGCGTGTTCGTGGGTGCCGCCTGGTATGACGGCGAGGACCGCCGCGCCGTCTCCTTCGGCGAGTGGATCAACCCCTTCGCGCGGCCCCGGGCCAGCGTCTCCTTCAACCGCCTCTACTCGCAGACAGACTACGACTCCATCGTCGGCGGCGGCACCAACATGTCCAACTTCTGGCTGGGACGCGCCGGCGTGCGGGTCCGTCCGGCGGAGAAATGGACCGCCCAGCTCCGCGTCATCTCCTACCACGCCGTCGGTGCCTTCGCGCGCCCCGCCGGCCTGCGCGTAAACGGCCGCTGGATCCCCTTCGCGCCGTCCCTCTCCTTCTGGGACCACGAGTCCTCCAAAGACCTCTGCGTGACCCTCGGCCTCTCCCTGCGCTACGACTACTCCCCCGACGTCTCCCTCACCCTCGCGTACAGCCACCTCTTCACCGGCGACGGCCTCGGCCGCGACGGCAACTTCGTCTTCGACAACGGCACCGGATTCGCCGGCGGCACCGCCTCCGACGACGCCGACTACATCGGCCTCCTCACGGAGATCACCTTCTAGAGCAGTTCAAGGTTAGGGTGCCGTATTTGAAGGAAGATGCCGGGAGCGCGCACTGAGGTGGCACGGGCTGGAAGCCCGTGTTTTGGCCATGGATGCGACCCAAGAAACACGGGCTGGAAGCCCGTGCCACCTCAGTGTCCGTGCCGGTCAGTGGCCGTCCGTGTCTTTGCCCCGCCTACTTCCGGTCCTTCTCGCCGCTGCGCCAGGCGGAGGCGCGGAAGGTCTTGCGGCGCTCCATCTCGCGGGCCCAGCGCCTGGTGCTGGGCGTGCCCGCGTTGTCCTTCACGATGACCACGCCGCCGCGGCTGTCGTTCTCGACGCGGGGCTTGCCGTTGACGAGGTTCTCCGTGACGATGGCGCGGTCCACTGCCGGGCCGAGGCGCACCTGCGCGCGGTTCTCCAGAAACTCGCAGCCGCGCACGGAGACGCTGCCGCCGAGGATGTCGAGGGACGGCGTGTCCACGCGCTTCTTCTTCCCCGGCTCGTCCCCGTCCTCGTAGCCCCACTGCATGAAGGTGCAGTCGGAGAAGCCGACGGTGCCGGTGCCGTCAATGACGGCGTTGCGCCGGGCGGGGCCCCAGAAGGCGCAGTTGACGAAGCGGACGGTGCCGGTGTGCGTCTTCCCCACGCGGATCATGGTGGGGTCGGGGCCGTGGAAGGAGACGAACTCGCCGTTGGTGATGAGGATGCCCATGGGCGCGCTCTCCTCGACGACGAGGGAGGTCTGGCAGTCGTCCGCGCCGATGCCGAGGAAGTTGCCGTTGGTGCCGCCGGCCTCGGTCTCCATGAACTTGTAGCCGACGTTGTAGCCGAAGCAGAAGGTGTTGAGCACGTAGTGCCAGTCGGTGCGGCCGAAAAGGAAGCCGACGCCGTTCTCCGTCTGCCACTCGTAGACCTTGGTGTCGAGGGTCCACCACGGGTTCCAGTGGACGTTCTCGACGCGGCCGATGTCGTAGATGGCGTCCACAAACAGGCCGATGTGGATGGGCTGGCCGTGGATGTTGCGCACCAGCGCCCGCTGGTTCTTGGAGGCGTCAATGCCGTTGTAGGGGTTCAGGAGCTGCATGTCCGTCAGCGCGGGGTTGTTGCCGCGCAGGGCCACGGTGTAGGGGTAGGGCGTGGGCGCGTCGGCGTCGGGGAGCTGGTCCGGGTAATGCACCGTGAACCCCTGGAGCGACGCGTTGTCCGTCAGGGTGATGAACGCGGGCCCCTCCTCGGACCCCGCGCCCGCGCGCGGCTCCAGCACGGACCCGTAGACGGGCAGCTCCTTCTGTCCCTTGTCGCGGATGCCCGCGTGGGCCGGGCTGTAGGTGAAGGTGCCGCGCAGGGTCACGTTGGACGGCACGGTGAGGACGCCGTCGAAGCGGTAGCGGCCGGTCCCCACCTGGACAATGCCGCCACCCGCCGCGCCCGCCTCGTCGAGCGCGCGCTGGAAGAGGGCCGTGTTGTCCGTGTTGCCGTCCGTGTTGGGGCCGTGGGCGGCGATGTCGCGCACCGCCGGGCTGCCGGTGACGGGGGGCGGCGCGGTCTCCGCCGCGGCGGCGGCGAGGGCGCAGAGAACCAGGGCGGCGGCGGGGAAAAAGGTGCGAGGGCGCATGTGGGATGACTCCGTGGGTTGTGTTTCCTGTCAGTGGTCGGAGCGGGGCGCGCCGGTGCCGCCGGCGGCCCTTCCGGGCCCGGCAATGTGCGGGGAATCCCCGAACAGGTGGTCAATGCCGGGCAGCCGGTTGGCCGGCTCGTGGCGGGCGTCGAGCACGGCGGCGAGGTGCAGGGTGAGCAGCAGGCGGGCCACGCGCCGCTGGCGGGCGTCGCCGCAGCGCACGGCCAGCCCGGCGCCGCAGGCGTATCCCGTCTTGTCCAGGCAGGCCGCCGGACGGCAGGCGTCCCTCTCCGACCAGGCGAAGAGGTCCACCTCGCCCGCCGGGGGCGCGGCGGCGCGCAGGCGCAGGTCAAACTCGGCGTCGAGGCGGTCGTAGACCTCCACCAGCCGGTCGAACCAGTGGGTCACGGCGCGGTAGCCCTCCTCCGCCACGTCCACCACCACGCGCGCGGCGTCCAC contains:
- a CDS encoding Stp1/IreP family PP2C-type Ser/Thr phosphatase, whose protein sequence is MNCSFKWGGGCVRAVLRSDVGRKRKNNEDSCMVLVPDDPADVEWRGFLFGVADGMGGASAGEHASRLALQCLGEGYFDAAFHGGTPQALRAAIELANMTVFEESEDNPAYSGMGTTMSAVAVMGNWAYVAQVGDSRVYLVRQELGIRQITDDHSLVAEQMRNGLLNEDEAKNHSLKNLITRAVGIKDAVDVDLFALELCPGDRLLLCSDGLSNMVPDGLMLSTVTGAASLDAAVEGLVNEALEAGGLDNITVLLLEVEGTPPRTYYQTGGQKLTFGNEGFFRRMRNWFT
- the ilvC gene encoding ketol-acid reductoisomerase, whose product is MKMDFGGVQEEVITRKEFPMARARKVLKNEVIAVIGYGVQGPAQGLNMRDNGFNVIVGQAPEFKRDWDRAVKDGWKPGVNLFPIAEACEKGTIIQMLVSDAAQKAIWPEVKKHLKPGDALYFSHGFSITYKDQTKVIPPEFVDVLLVAPKGSGLNVRRNFLSGAGINSSFAVGQDHTGRGTERAIALGIAIGSGYLFPTTFEHEVFSDLTGERGVLMGALAGIMEAQYEVLRAHGHSPSEAFNETVEELTQSLIRLVDENGMDWMYQNCSATAQRGALDWKPKFKKATLPVFKELYRRVKSGEECRRVLRSTGKKDYQAGLQKELAEIRNSEMWRAGATSRSLRPKASAKAAAPKSTVGTGGRQSN
- a CDS encoding alginate export family protein, with the protein product MNVCSTKWMGAFFALAAVWTCAPVRAELQEVAVGGEITFRARGFMNVYAPGRARRPLAPAEWFPWRALGTDGLSSAFAWDDRGPDSWYTEQVLRLNVNARLSEGVSAFLELYNYDIQGEDFVSDYLTGRDTVNPGRNDLEFLQAYVEMDGLWGGMGRLRLGRQLMTLGKGWLIGAKSTSLQYCYLDAARLTVTPWEGVTADLWTANVGATRLLPADDRLFHGVHATWAVSPALNLTAFYMLLHDGSPLEDRSGDPLMEARERLLGLDRYGATWLHTLGGRVFGEAGAWDYDLEGAGQWGDAAHLGARFRRVNLLGDYGDDGAEFAAWAADAEVGRTFDARWSPRVFVGAAWYDGEDRRAVSFGEWINPFARPRASVSFNRLYSQTDYDSIVGGGTNMSNFWLGRAGVRVRPAEKWTAQLRVISYHAVGAFARPAGLRVNGRWIPFAPSLSFWDHESSKDLCVTLGLSLRYDYSPDVSLTLAYSHLFTGDGLGRDGNFVFDNGTGFAGGTASDDADYIGLLTEITF